The following are encoded together in the Humulus lupulus chromosome 5, drHumLupu1.1, whole genome shotgun sequence genome:
- the LOC133779403 gene encoding LOW QUALITY PROTEIN: ubiquitin receptor RAD23c-like (The sequence of the model RefSeq protein was modified relative to this genomic sequence to represent the inferred CDS: substituted 2 bases at 2 genomic stop codons), with the protein MVGVVHEEFGILEGLMTIVHTTTDWAKKGLVEATKRSWFSMKLINIHVFSQYMYALQCFWLLHDYDTCIAKNEEAIQIDPHFAEYYENMANAWKEKGNIDVAIRYYLIAIKVDAHINLGNLMKAQGLVQEGIPEQADVPPVAQVPAQAAANSPAIIPPVQASQPATAPDVVPNANPLDLFSQGLPNVGANASVGNLDFLRNSQQFXALXAMVQGNPQIQQPMLQELGKQNPHLVHLIQEPQANFLHLINEPVEGGEGKNVLSLMASAMPQAMTVTPEERAAIECVCF; encoded by the exons ATGGTTGGA GTTGTTCATGAGGAATTTGGTATTCTTGAAGGTTTAATGACAATTGTTCATACAACTACAG ATTGGGCGAAAAAAGGTCTAGTTGAAGCAACAAAGAGAAGCTG GTTCTCAATGAAGCTTATTAACAttcatgtattttctcaatataTGTACGCTCTTCAGTGTTTCTGGCTT CTACATGATTATGATACCTGCATTGCAAAAAATGAAGAAGCTATTCAAATTGATCCTCACTTTGCTGAGTATTATGAAAACATGGCAAATGCTTGGAAG GAGAAGGGCAACATTGATGTTGCAATCCGCTACTATTTAATTGCTATCAAG GTTGATGCACACATTAATCTTGGGAATTTGATGAAAGCTCAAGGATTAGTTCAAGAG GGAATTCCTGAACAGGCAGATGTTCCACCAGTTGCCCAAGTTCCTGCTCAAGCAGCAGCAAACTCCCCAGCAATCATTCCTCCAGTGCAAGCATCACAACCTGCTACTGCACCTGATGTTGTCCCTAATGCAAATCCACTGGATCTCTTCTCACAG GGCCTACCAAATGTGGGTGCAAATGCTAGTGTTGGCAATTTGGATTTTCTTCGAAACAGTCAACAG TTCTAAGCATTGTGAGCTATGGTGCAAGGAAACCCTCAAATTCAACAG CCTATGCTTCAAGAGCTAGGGAAACAAAATCCACATCTTGTGCATCTCATACAAGAGCCTCAAGCTAACTTTTTGCACTTGATAAATGAACCTGTCGAGGGAGGAGAAGG CAAGAACGTTCTGAGCCTGATGGCTTCAGCCATGCCACAGGCTATGACTGTAACTCCTGAGGAGCGGGCAGCCATTGAATGTGTATGTTTCTAA